One Curtobacterium sp. MCLR17_007 DNA window includes the following coding sequences:
- a CDS encoding zeta toxin family protein — protein MSDEPGDRALRDRTAADLAAFLQSACLDDPWTEDPAGSTRLRYAPDGFLYTAERLRLHEALLAEHTARTPTPSDDGTLAVVVTAGPPGAGKTTALTRMPELDDYRHIDADDFKDALLERATADGLLDAWTARVLVDGAPVRPRELAAFVHAESTAVADTLRRRSLRDGENVVVHGTLSSVDYLDDLLSELDDAGYDRLRIVDVEVPFDAALEQATARWWQVRQTDDPLGGRFVPAAAIRRYYPGTGQSLCRSNVSELERRAADLGWDVRVERIG, from the coding sequence GTGAGTGACGAACCGGGCGACCGAGCCCTCCGCGACCGCACGGCAGCCGACCTCGCCGCGTTCCTGCAGTCGGCGTGTCTCGACGACCCCTGGACCGAGGACCCCGCGGGCAGCACCCGCCTGCGCTACGCCCCGGACGGCTTCCTGTACACGGCCGAACGGCTGCGGCTGCACGAGGCGCTGCTCGCCGAGCACACCGCCCGGACACCCACACCGTCGGACGACGGCACGCTCGCCGTCGTCGTCACCGCGGGCCCTCCGGGAGCGGGCAAGACGACAGCCCTGACCCGGATGCCCGAGCTCGACGACTACCGGCACATCGACGCGGACGACTTCAAGGACGCCCTGCTCGAACGGGCCACGGCCGACGGGCTGCTCGACGCCTGGACCGCCCGTGTCCTGGTGGACGGCGCTCCGGTGCGCCCGCGCGAGCTCGCGGCGTTCGTGCACGCCGAGTCCACCGCGGTCGCGGACACCCTGCGACGCCGGTCCCTGCGCGACGGCGAGAACGTCGTCGTGCACGGCACCCTGTCGAGCGTCGACTACCTGGACGACCTGCTGTCCGAGCTCGACGACGCCGGGTACGACCGGCTGCGGATCGTGGACGTCGAGGTGCCGTTCGACGCCGCGCTCGAGCAGGCGACCGCGCGGTGGTGGCAGGTGCGGCAGACCGACGACCCGCTGGGTGGCCGCTTCGTCCCCGCCGCGGCCATCCGTCGGTACTACCCCGGCACCGGACAGTCACTCTGCCGCTCGAACGTGTCCGAGCTCGAGCGGCGGGCCGCCGACCTGGGGTGGGACGTCAGGGTCGAGCGGATCGGCTGA
- a CDS encoding CoA pyrophosphatase — protein MLFGVLDDVPSHRHTDHHTVARDLDVLLLARATTLRAHPGQVAFPGGRVDPGDADTTAAALREAHEETGLDPAGVEVLGAMPAVPLAFSRHLVTPVLGWWRRPSPVRVVDEAESAAVFRAPVADLLDPAHRGVTVLRQDGREWRGPAFTVDTASGQHVVWGFTASLLDALFTRLGWEEPWDREHEVPLPE, from the coding sequence ATGCTCTTCGGCGTCCTCGACGACGTCCCGAGCCACCGCCACACGGACCACCACACGGTCGCGCGCGACCTCGACGTGCTGCTGCTCGCCCGCGCGACGACGCTCAGGGCACATCCCGGCCAGGTCGCGTTCCCCGGCGGACGGGTCGACCCGGGCGACGCCGACACCACGGCCGCCGCGCTCCGTGAAGCGCACGAGGAGACCGGGCTCGACCCGGCGGGCGTCGAGGTGCTCGGCGCGATGCCGGCGGTCCCGTTGGCGTTCTCGCGGCACCTCGTCACGCCGGTGCTCGGCTGGTGGCGGCGCCCGAGCCCCGTGCGCGTCGTCGACGAGGCCGAGTCCGCCGCGGTCTTCCGGGCACCCGTCGCCGACCTGCTCGACCCTGCGCACCGCGGCGTCACGGTGCTGCGCCAGGACGGCCGCGAGTGGCGCGGACCCGCCTTCACGGTCGACACCGCCAGCGGGCAGCACGTGGTCTGGGGCTTCACGGCGTCGCTCCTCGACGCCCTGTTCACCCGCCTGGGGTGGGAGGAGCCGTGGGACCGGGAGCACGAGGTCCCGCTGCCGGAGTGA
- a CDS encoding LysR family transcriptional regulator has product MPITIAQLRALVTTVDSGSFTAAARALGVGQSAVSHAVAGLERELGGPVLLRGTAAVPTPLGERLLGHARSAIAPVDALEAVVRPGTARGTVRLAAVPTVCQGLLPRLRALWAVTLPDVDVQVYEGDDDEMPEWLEAGTVDAAVLVDPTVIPDGGVVVATDEMAAVVRRDHPLADSAALTLDDLHEDGLVAGGGGCEYQIQRMHEIAGQPFRYAHRVREMSTMFGMIQRGEGVSIVPTLGRVMLPDDLVMVPTLPRLERTLVLSGPSSRPWSPLTRALVAAV; this is encoded by the coding sequence ATGCCGATCACGATCGCCCAGCTCCGCGCCCTCGTCACCACCGTCGACAGCGGCTCGTTCACCGCCGCGGCACGCGCGCTCGGCGTCGGCCAGTCGGCCGTGTCGCACGCCGTCGCCGGGCTGGAGCGCGAGCTCGGCGGACCGGTCCTGCTGCGCGGCACGGCCGCGGTCCCCACCCCGCTCGGGGAGCGGCTGCTCGGTCACGCCCGCAGCGCGATCGCCCCGGTCGACGCCCTGGAGGCCGTGGTGCGGCCCGGCACGGCGCGCGGCACCGTGCGTCTGGCCGCCGTCCCCACGGTCTGCCAGGGGCTGCTGCCGCGGCTCCGCGCACTGTGGGCCGTGACGCTGCCCGACGTCGACGTGCAGGTCTACGAGGGCGACGACGACGAGATGCCCGAGTGGCTCGAGGCCGGCACGGTGGACGCCGCCGTGCTCGTCGACCCGACCGTGATTCCGGACGGCGGCGTCGTCGTCGCGACGGACGAGATGGCCGCCGTGGTGCGCCGCGACCACCCGCTCGCCGACTCGGCTGCCCTGACGCTCGACGACCTGCACGAGGACGGCCTGGTCGCGGGCGGTGGGGGCTGCGAGTACCAGATCCAGCGGATGCACGAGATCGCCGGGCAGCCGTTCCGCTACGCCCACCGCGTGCGCGAGATGAGCACGATGTTCGGGATGATCCAGCGGGGCGAGGGGGTGTCGATCGTGCCGACGCTCGGGCGGGTGATGCTGCCGGACGACCTGGTGATGGTCCCGACGCTCCCCCGGCTCGAGCGCACGCTGGTGTTGAGCGGGCCGTCCTCGCGGCCGTGGTCCCCGCTGACGAGGGCGCTGGTCGCCGCGGTCTGA
- a CDS encoding DMT family transporter, whose protein sequence is MNGILFVLVALTWGSSFLFMKVGLEGLSPQQVALGRVLLGALTLLVILLATRRRWPRSKALWGHLLVLAVFLNAVPSSLVAWAEQTVPSGLASIYNATTPIMVLLAMPLLLPAERLRGRQLVGVLTGIVGVLVLVGPWDLIGDPAVLATVPAQVALLGMTACYGFGLAYMRRFVAGSGHDAVTLTTVQLTLAAGLMLMVAPVTATAPMQLDWRIVAAMLGLGCVGTGLAYMWNTGLVQAWGAARASTVTYLTPVVGVVLGVLVLGERVRWNEPVGGVVILVGIALASGLLRRRTTAAGPVVDAAAAAPTAAVSRSARP, encoded by the coding sequence ATGAACGGCATCCTGTTCGTCCTCGTGGCGCTGACCTGGGGATCGAGCTTCCTCTTCATGAAGGTCGGTCTCGAGGGACTGTCCCCGCAGCAGGTCGCCCTCGGACGCGTGCTGCTCGGGGCGCTGACGCTGCTCGTGATCCTGCTCGCGACCCGCCGTCGGTGGCCGCGGTCGAAGGCGCTCTGGGGCCACCTGCTCGTCCTCGCGGTGTTCCTGAACGCGGTGCCGTCGTCGCTCGTCGCATGGGCGGAGCAGACCGTGCCGAGTGGTCTGGCGAGCATCTACAACGCGACGACGCCGATCATGGTGCTGCTCGCGATGCCGCTGCTGCTGCCGGCGGAGCGGTTGCGCGGACGGCAGCTCGTCGGTGTCCTGACCGGGATCGTCGGGGTGCTCGTGCTGGTCGGGCCGTGGGACCTGATCGGCGACCCCGCGGTGCTGGCCACGGTCCCCGCCCAGGTCGCGCTGCTCGGCATGACCGCCTGCTACGGGTTCGGACTGGCCTACATGCGCCGGTTCGTCGCGGGCAGCGGCCACGACGCCGTCACGCTCACCACCGTCCAGCTGACGCTGGCCGCCGGGCTGATGCTGATGGTCGCGCCCGTCACGGCGACCGCGCCGATGCAGCTGGACTGGAGGATCGTGGCCGCCATGCTGGGACTCGGTTGCGTCGGCACCGGGCTGGCCTACATGTGGAACACGGGGCTCGTGCAGGCCTGGGGCGCGGCTCGTGCGTCCACCGTCACCTACCTGACGCCCGTGGTCGGGGTGGTGCTCGGCGTCCTGGTGCTGGGGGAGCGGGTGCGCTGGAACGAGCCGGTGGGTGGCGTGGTGATCCTGGTCGGGATCGCGCTGGCGTCGGGGCTGCTGCGACGGCGGACGACCGCCGCGGGCCCCGTGGTCGATGCGGCAGCCGCTGCTCCGACGGCCGCGGTCAGCCGATCCGCTCGACCCTGA
- a CDS encoding fructosamine kinase family protein has protein sequence MPETYVKTFTDPNEAAAEAAGLEWLAEAEDAGGTRIARVLGRPRPTVLELEFVSDTAPTAAQAERFGRSLAHTHAAGAAHWGVPSPGYPANGPMRMGRSRTPFVPASEAPATWGEFFAEYRIRDFVQRIVDAGGYDGSEAAVFERVCDRLEDSTLGSPQPALVGDGPARLHGDLWAGNVLWPRDHAEPTGAVLIDATPHGGHAETDLALLALFGLPRLETVLAAYDAESRLAAGWQERVELHQLAPLLLHVVLFGGSYTDAALRVARRYA, from the coding sequence ATGCCCGAGACCTACGTCAAGACCTTCACCGACCCGAACGAGGCCGCTGCCGAGGCTGCCGGCCTGGAGTGGCTCGCCGAGGCCGAGGACGCCGGCGGCACCCGCATCGCCCGGGTGCTCGGTCGACCGCGGCCGACGGTCCTCGAGCTCGAGTTCGTCTCCGACACCGCACCGACGGCGGCCCAGGCGGAACGGTTCGGCCGGTCGCTCGCGCACACCCACGCCGCCGGGGCAGCGCACTGGGGCGTGCCGTCGCCCGGGTACCCGGCGAACGGGCCGATGCGGATGGGCCGCTCCCGCACGCCGTTCGTGCCCGCGTCCGAGGCACCCGCGACCTGGGGCGAGTTCTTCGCCGAGTACCGGATCCGGGACTTCGTGCAGCGCATCGTCGACGCCGGCGGGTACGACGGCTCCGAGGCGGCGGTGTTCGAGCGGGTGTGCGACCGACTCGAGGACAGCACCCTCGGCTCCCCGCAGCCCGCGCTCGTCGGGGACGGCCCCGCGCGGCTGCACGGCGACCTCTGGGCCGGGAACGTCCTGTGGCCGCGGGACCACGCCGAGCCGACCGGGGCCGTGCTCATCGACGCGACGCCGCACGGCGGGCACGCCGAGACGGACCTGGCGCTGCTGGCGCTGTTCGGGCTGCCCCGGCTCGAGACCGTGCTGGCGGCGTACGACGCCGAGTCCCGGCTGGCGGCGGGGTGGCAGGAGCGCGTCGAGCTGCACCAGCTGGCGCCGCTGCTGCTGCACGTGGTGCTGTTCGGCGGCTCGTACACCGATGCCGCGCTCCGGGTCGCCCGCCGGTACGCCTGA